Proteins encoded within one genomic window of Candidatus Cloacimonadota bacterium:
- a CDS encoding T9SS type A sorting domain-containing protein, with protein sequence MRRSMGVLMLWVLFLPVLAALGAPYLKTEPSRDSFWRLASSNCYWETYGHAGGSKGTVTNYFYDPEHARHLDSLTVNTHYSSDSIGREYATYSYQLFPGYYEVTENWFNRTYPPQALTRVTVSRYTYQDLILSVRIYNSQNILGEETTYSYDAAGNLTQRTRSTWLGQAWEIREQESWVYNSDNLLTGRTLSEWVHGNGLLEETETEQRFYSTRATPDSIHSWYLEGGYSFDYEYATRSLNHFDAQGNVELKEEWIVRTQVPGGSTATTFRQSFSGFTPSPRGYLPLWTRIYNSYDTSTSGDSTHIYYEYSADFRQADRDYIYYLGSGSITESSTQFYNEAWILTRELGNFADPIFNNFQSYDNSWAWEYVEETNPPGIPPELFGITGIAPNPFATQAKINFLMVDHGSARISIYNLRGQKLNCFNRDNLDPGEHQVLWDGKDSRGNLAPPGIYLVRLSTIQGTDVEKMIRLK encoded by the coding sequence ATGCGCAGAAGTATGGGGGTATTAATGCTTTGGGTGCTGTTTCTGCCGGTCTTGGCCGCGCTGGGAGCGCCGTATCTGAAAACAGAGCCTAGCAGAGACTCATTCTGGCGTTTGGCCTCTAGCAATTGTTACTGGGAAACATATGGCCATGCCGGCGGCTCTAAAGGAACTGTCACCAACTATTTTTACGATCCGGAGCATGCCCGCCACCTGGACAGCTTGACGGTGAATACGCACTATTCGTCGGATAGCATTGGGCGCGAATACGCCACCTATTCATATCAGCTGTTTCCCGGCTATTATGAAGTTACCGAAAACTGGTTCAACCGAACTTATCCTCCCCAAGCACTAACTCGGGTGACGGTCTCCCGCTACACCTACCAGGACCTGATTTTAAGCGTACGCATATACAATTCCCAGAACATTTTGGGCGAAGAGACCACTTACAGCTACGACGCGGCCGGAAACCTGACCCAGAGGACAAGATCGACCTGGCTGGGACAAGCGTGGGAAATCAGGGAACAGGAAAGCTGGGTTTACAACAGCGACAACTTGCTGACAGGCAGGACTTTATCCGAATGGGTCCATGGCAACGGGCTGCTCGAAGAGACCGAGACCGAACAAAGGTTCTACAGCACCCGCGCCACGCCCGACAGCATTCACAGCTGGTATCTGGAAGGCGGTTACTCATTCGACTACGAATACGCGACCCGTTCGCTAAACCACTTCGACGCCCAGGGAAACGTGGAACTGAAAGAGGAGTGGATCGTCCGGACCCAGGTTCCGGGCGGCAGTACCGCCACTACCTTCAGGCAGTCATTTTCCGGCTTCACGCCCAGTCCGCGGGGATATCTGCCTCTGTGGACAAGAATATACAACAGCTACGACACCAGTACCAGCGGGGACAGCACACATATCTACTATGAATACAGCGCGGATTTCCGCCAGGCAGACCGCGACTACATATATTACCTCGGCAGCGGCAGCATTACGGAAAGTTCAACCCAGTTTTACAATGAGGCCTGGATCCTCACCCGCGAACTTGGGAATTTCGCTGACCCCATTTTTAACAATTTCCAAAGCTATGATAACAGCTGGGCTTGGGAATATGTGGAGGAAACTAACCCGCCGGGGATCCCGCCGGAACTTTTCGGGATCACGGGGATCGCGCCAAACCCGTTTGCCACCCAGGCCAAAATCAACTTTTTGATGGTGGATCACGGCAGCGCGCGGATCAGTATTTACAACCTGCGTGGGCAAAAACTGAACTGTTTCAACCGGGACAACCTCGATCCGGGCGAACACCAGGTTTTGTGGGACGGAAAGGACAGCCGGGGCAACCTGGCTCCTCCGGGAATCTATCTGGTTCGGCTGTCCACCATCCAAGGCACTGATGTGGAAAAAATGATCCGGTTGAAATAG
- a CDS encoding T9SS type A sorting domain-containing protein, with protein sequence MPKTKQLIMALVLLLTLQSISAAEIFVVNSASRTLSRIDTDSGSVNNSFAQLGLSPNLMDLDAQHIYVVCSGDNAIQVLDRSSGAHLRYLPVAASSNPYDVLKVGDFLYVTGLFTDKVYKLSLQSSSVVGSVEVGVAPEGLCSDGSRLYVCNTGGYQNNYANSSVSVIDLASFSVAATVPTWTNPQYAELRNGSLHVSCTGNWTDVAGKLDIIDLDTLELASRLDVGGNPGSLWISPDGVGYIGEGYGTALYSYNADTHSLEHGAADPLNFEASLVSGNASLIALLKQNWASNSLVRTYSHDLILQEFFEVGLSSSDIVVAPEVTAAEEELLPGAMRGVYPNPVRRGGTLCLSDRAEAGEFRLYNLKGQVIRKFPLAKGESSLRLDGLPAGVYLWTLGGANTANRGKLLIGD encoded by the coding sequence ATGCCCAAGACAAAACAACTGATAATGGCGCTGGTTTTGCTGCTGACGCTGCAGTCGATTTCAGCCGCGGAGATCTTCGTGGTGAATTCCGCCTCCCGCACGCTTTCCCGCATTGATACAGACAGCGGCAGCGTGAACAATTCCTTTGCCCAGCTGGGCCTGAGCCCCAATCTGATGGACCTCGACGCCCAGCACATCTACGTGGTCTGCTCCGGCGATAACGCCATCCAGGTGCTGGACCGGTCCAGCGGAGCGCATCTGCGCTACCTTCCGGTGGCGGCTTCCTCCAATCCTTACGACGTGCTCAAAGTGGGGGATTTCCTCTACGTGACCGGCCTGTTCACCGACAAGGTTTACAAGCTGAGCCTGCAGAGCAGCTCGGTGGTGGGGTCCGTGGAGGTGGGCGTAGCACCGGAGGGACTGTGTTCGGACGGCAGCCGTCTCTACGTCTGCAATACAGGCGGCTACCAAAACAACTACGCGAACAGCTCCGTGAGCGTGATCGACCTGGCCTCTTTCAGCGTGGCCGCGACCGTGCCCACCTGGACCAATCCTCAATACGCGGAGCTTCGGAACGGTTCTCTGCACGTTTCCTGCACCGGAAACTGGACCGACGTGGCGGGCAAGCTGGACATCATCGACCTGGATACCTTGGAACTGGCCTCCCGCCTCGATGTGGGGGGAAACCCCGGCTCTCTGTGGATCAGTCCTGACGGCGTGGGCTACATCGGCGAAGGCTATGGAACCGCGCTCTACAGCTACAATGCGGATACCCACAGCCTCGAGCATGGCGCGGCCGATCCGCTGAATTTCGAGGCTTCGCTGGTATCCGGAAATGCCAGCCTGATCGCCCTGCTGAAGCAGAATTGGGCCTCAAACTCCTTAGTGCGGACCTACAGCCATGACCTCATTCTGCAGGAGTTTTTCGAGGTGGGGCTGTCCAGCTCGGACATCGTGGTCGCTCCGGAAGTTACCGCCGCGGAGGAAGAATTGCTTCCCGGAGCCATGCGTGGGGTTTATCCCAACCCCGTCAGGCGGGGAGGGACTCTGTGTCTGAGCGATAGAGCCGAAGCGGGGGAATTCCGCCTCTACAACCTGAAGGGACAAGTGATCAGAAAGTTTCCACTGGCCAAGGGAGAAAGCTCCCTCCGCCTGGACGGACTCCCCGCCGGAGTGTATCTCTGGACGCTTGGAGGCGCGAACACCGCCAACCGGGGAAAACTGCTGATCGGCGATTAA
- a CDS encoding acyl-CoA dehydrogenase family protein translates to MNYFLSDDQLEMREIAKRIAEEKMRPLSEKYDEEGIFPWDIVEVMRQSDLFAILVPEEYDGISGKVTDLVVVTEELCAVDAGIALAFGATGLGMYPITIAGSEEQKKKYLPQIAAGEQLAAFALTEANAGSDAGAIETTARREGDHYILNGTKQWITNGGEAGIYTVFAMTDKTKGARGCSCFIVEKGTPGFSFGKKENKMGIRASATRELIFEDCAVPEANLIGREGTGFITAMKVFDKSRPMVGSQAVGIARGAFEAAVRYSRERQQFGKPISSFQAVQFMLADMATQIEAARALVWQTAKMIDAGERNYSKESAMCKYFASDVAMQVTTDAVQILGGYGYMKEYPVEKMMRDAKILQIYEGTNQIQRGIVAANLLKEY, encoded by the coding sequence ATGAACTACTTTCTGAGCGACGACCAGCTGGAGATGAGGGAGATCGCGAAACGCATCGCCGAAGAAAAGATGCGCCCACTCTCCGAGAAATATGACGAGGAAGGCATTTTCCCCTGGGACATCGTGGAAGTGATGCGCCAGAGCGACCTTTTCGCCATCCTGGTGCCCGAGGAATATGACGGGATCAGCGGCAAAGTGACCGACCTGGTGGTGGTAACGGAAGAGCTTTGCGCCGTGGACGCCGGCATCGCGCTGGCTTTTGGCGCCACCGGGCTGGGCATGTATCCCATCACCATCGCCGGTTCGGAAGAGCAGAAGAAGAAGTATCTGCCCCAGATCGCGGCCGGAGAGCAACTGGCGGCCTTCGCGCTCACCGAAGCCAACGCCGGATCGGACGCCGGGGCCATCGAAACCACCGCCCGCAGAGAAGGCGACCACTACATCCTGAACGGCACCAAACAGTGGATCACCAACGGCGGCGAGGCCGGCATCTACACTGTTTTCGCGATGACGGACAAGACCAAGGGCGCGCGCGGCTGTTCCTGCTTCATCGTGGAAAAGGGCACCCCCGGCTTCAGCTTTGGCAAAAAGGAAAACAAGATGGGCATCCGGGCCTCCGCCACGCGTGAACTGATCTTCGAGGACTGCGCGGTGCCCGAGGCCAATCTGATCGGACGCGAAGGCACCGGCTTCATCACCGCGATGAAAGTTTTTGACAAATCCCGCCCCATGGTGGGGTCGCAGGCTGTGGGCATCGCCCGCGGTGCCTTTGAAGCGGCTGTCAGATATTCCCGCGAAAGGCAGCAGTTCGGCAAGCCGATCTCGAGTTTCCAAGCCGTGCAGTTCATGCTGGCGGACATGGCCACCCAGATCGAAGCAGCCCGGGCCCTGGTGTGGCAGACCGCGAAAATGATCGATGCCGGCGAGCGTAATTACAGCAAGGAATCCGCCATGTGCAAATATTTCGCCTCGGATGTGGCGATGCAGGTGACCACCGACGCGGTGCAGATCCTTGGTGGCTACGGCTACATGAAGGAATATCCGGTGGAAAAGATGATGCGCGACGCCAAGATCCTGCAGATCTATGAAGGCACAAACCAGATCCAGCGCGGGATCGTGGCCGCGAACCTGCTCAAGGAATATTGA
- a CDS encoding PAS domain-containing protein encodes MHEWIKEFPAAITVCDKDGLILEMNAKACSTFASHGGAALIGTSLFDCHKPSSVALIKEMLATGGNNVYTIEKQGVKKLIYQQPWYRNGELGGLVEISLELPEDMAHHVRA; translated from the coding sequence ATGCACGAGTGGATCAAGGAATTTCCGGCCGCCATCACCGTCTGCGACAAAGACGGCCTGATCCTGGAGATGAACGCCAAAGCCTGCTCCACCTTCGCCAGCCACGGCGGCGCGGCGTTGATCGGCACCAGCCTCTTCGACTGCCATAAACCCAGCTCCGTGGCCCTCATCAAAGAGATGCTGGCCACTGGGGGAAACAACGTTTACACCATCGAAAAACAGGGCGTGAAAAAACTCATCTACCAGCAGCCTTGGTACCGGAACGGAGAACTGGGCGGTTTGGTGGAAATCTCTTTGGAACTGCCGGAGGATATGGCGCATCATGTCCGCGCCTGA
- a CDS encoding epoxyqueuosine reductase QueH, with the protein MSAPEKLLLHSCCAPCLIAPYQQLKAEGISVSVLWYNPNIHPVTEYRQRLQTLKDFAQREGFELFVNDAYGLRDFVKAVADRPDARCEHCYRVRLEMAAKTAADHGFEAFSSTLFYSKYQNHGLMKDIASEMAEKYQVSFFYRDWRELWDEGTRLSKEAGMYRQKYCGCVFSEEERYLKRK; encoded by the coding sequence ATGTCCGCGCCTGAAAAACTGCTGCTGCACAGCTGCTGCGCGCCCTGCCTGATCGCCCCGTATCAGCAGCTCAAGGCTGAAGGGATAAGCGTTTCGGTGCTGTGGTACAACCCCAATATCCATCCCGTCACGGAATACCGCCAGCGGCTGCAAACGCTGAAGGACTTCGCGCAGCGCGAGGGCTTTGAGCTGTTCGTGAACGACGCTTACGGCCTGCGGGATTTCGTGAAAGCTGTGGCGGACAGGCCCGACGCGCGCTGTGAACACTGCTACCGCGTCAGGCTGGAGATGGCGGCCAAAACTGCTGCTGACCATGGCTTTGAAGCCTTTTCCAGCACGCTGTTCTACAGTAAATACCAAAACCACGGGCTGATGAAGGATATCGCGTCCGAGATGGCGGAAAAATATCAGGTGAGCTTCTTTTACCGGGACTGGAGAGAGCTTTGGGACGAGGGGACACGGCTATCCAAGGAAGCTGGGATGTACCGCCAGAAATACTGCGGCTGCGTGTTCAGCGAGGAAGAGCGCTACCTGAAACGGAAGTAA
- a CDS encoding ZIP family metal transporter has translation MNALTISDPILLALLGTGFTWLMTAVGSAFVFFFRTIKPWLLDTMLGFAAGVMIAASFWSLLNPAIGLSGGNPLPALIGFLLGGAFLRGVDWVLPHLHPGDEMGEREGLKTPWGKSTLMFLAVTLHNFPEGLAVGVAFGAYASGLADATLAGALALTLGIGIQNLPEGAALSIPLRREGMSKGKSFFWGQFSGMVEPLGGLLGAALVIIAKPILPYALAFAAGAMIFVVAEEVIPESQKGEHSHLATLGVMLGFAVMMFLDVALG, from the coding sequence ATGAACGCGCTGACGATCTCGGATCCCATTCTGCTGGCCCTGCTGGGAACAGGCTTCACCTGGCTGATGACGGCCGTAGGTTCCGCCTTCGTCTTCTTTTTCCGTACCATCAAACCCTGGCTGCTGGACACCATGCTCGGTTTCGCCGCGGGGGTGATGATCGCGGCCAGCTTTTGGTCCCTGCTCAACCCAGCCATCGGCCTCAGCGGAGGTAATCCCCTGCCAGCGCTGATCGGTTTTCTGCTGGGCGGGGCGTTTTTGCGGGGGGTCGACTGGGTGCTGCCGCATCTGCATCCTGGCGACGAGATGGGCGAACGTGAAGGCCTGAAAACCCCCTGGGGCAAATCCACCCTGATGTTCCTGGCCGTCACCCTGCACAATTTTCCGGAAGGCCTGGCCGTGGGCGTGGCTTTCGGAGCCTACGCTTCCGGACTCGCAGACGCCACTCTGGCCGGGGCTTTGGCCCTCACCTTGGGCATTGGCATCCAGAATCTGCCGGAAGGTGCGGCCCTCTCCATTCCGCTGCGGCGGGAGGGGATGTCCAAAGGTAAAAGCTTTTTCTGGGGCCAGTTTTCCGGGATGGTGGAACCGCTGGGAGGATTGCTGGGAGCGGCGCTGGTGATTATCGCCAAGCCAATTTTGCCCTATGCCCTGGCCTTTGCCGCCGGAGCCATGATCTTTGTGGTGGCGGAAGAGGTGATCCCCGAATCCCAAAAAGGCGAGCACTCGCATCTGGCCACCCTGGGGGTGATGCTCGGCTTCGCCGTGATGATGTTTCTGGATGTGGCGCTGGGCTGA
- a CDS encoding pyridoxamine 5'-phosphate oxidase family protein, which yields MARTSESSLQQEIMAWISQNQYVYLATVDKKQPRVRPVVLFMHDDRYFFATFSGDAKVGQIAANKWVEVCVPLHESGNTGYIRLTGIAKIVTNAALKADASERCFFFDEYFRGYDDPDYTLIEFEADLAEYLRPGERTSQTCNLKRYSG from the coding sequence ATGGCGCGCACCTCAGAATCTTCCCTGCAGCAGGAGATCATGGCCTGGATCAGCCAGAACCAATACGTTTATCTGGCCACGGTCGATAAAAAACAGCCTCGGGTGCGTCCCGTGGTGCTGTTCATGCACGACGACCGCTATTTCTTCGCCACCTTCAGCGGAGACGCCAAGGTCGGCCAGATCGCTGCCAACAAGTGGGTGGAGGTTTGCGTGCCTCTGCATGAATCCGGAAACACAGGCTACATCCGCCTCACCGGCATTGCCAAAATTGTCACGAACGCGGCGCTCAAGGCCGATGCCTCTGAGCGCTGCTTCTTTTTTGACGAATACTTCCGCGGCTACGATGATCCGGACTACACCCTCATCGAGTTCGAGGCCGACCTCGCCGAATATCTCCGCCCCGGCGAACGCACCAGCCAGACCTGCAACCTCAAACGCTATTCCGGCTAA
- a CDS encoding peptidylprolyl isomerase: protein MVLALSLSLLNCQTSELKSAGAAQLEEKLEKDAQVKNAVIETNQGNIELELWPNLAPKTVENFLKLAAEGFYNQTYFHRVIPDFMIQGGDPNTKDADRANDGMGGPGYQFEDECYALGEELTGEVNDEETAMLVWTKLIIPYMQSAQNPQQEIFDIVKAVQEQQKPDPLYGKTIDWYQNRTGIAEPLRKQTLKAPVLYSYLCMANSGPNTNGSQFFIVTKQPGTPWLDGKHTVFGKVTGGMDVVHKIEKLPRDERDNPKQENQAIIQAINLSK, encoded by the coding sequence ATGGTCCTGGCCCTCAGCCTCAGCCTGCTGAACTGCCAGACCAGTGAACTCAAATCGGCCGGAGCCGCCCAATTGGAGGAAAAATTGGAAAAAGATGCCCAAGTGAAGAACGCCGTGATCGAAACCAACCAGGGAAACATCGAGCTGGAACTCTGGCCCAACCTGGCCCCCAAGACGGTGGAAAACTTTCTGAAACTGGCCGCTGAAGGCTTTTACAACCAAACCTACTTTCACCGCGTGATCCCGGATTTCATGATCCAGGGCGGGGACCCCAACACCAAGGACGCCGACCGCGCCAACGACGGCATGGGCGGGCCCGGATACCAGTTTGAGGACGAATGCTACGCCTTGGGCGAAGAGCTCACCGGCGAAGTCAACGACGAAGAAACCGCCATGCTCGTCTGGACCAAGCTCATCATCCCCTACATGCAGTCGGCCCAGAATCCCCAGCAGGAGATCTTCGACATCGTGAAAGCCGTGCAGGAGCAACAGAAACCCGACCCGCTCTACGGCAAGACAATTGATTGGTACCAAAACCGCACCGGCATCGCTGAACCCCTGCGCAAGCAAACCCTGAAGGCCCCCGTGCTCTATTCCTACCTCTGCATGGCCAATTCAGGTCCCAACACCAACGGTTCCCAGTTCTTCATCGTCACCAAGCAACCCGGAACACCCTGGCTGGACGGCAAACACACCGTTTTCGGCAAAGTGACCGGCGGCATGGACGTGGTGCACAAGATCGAAAAACTGCCCCGGGACGAACGGGACAACCCCAAGCAGGAAAACCAGGCCATCATCCAGGCCATCAACCTCAGCAAATAA
- a CDS encoding UDP-2,3-diacylglucosamine diphosphatase yields MRICVLSDVHYKYAPRDSYDRANASLALDFLKQAVGKYDLMVLNGDIFDLWFDWTFTIIKQYFPFLHRLAEIREHGCRLVLISGNHDFWFNDFFRDYLDVKVYNDAYSLKADGIKMLFTHGDLHTVNDFRYKFFRRLIRFRLSKKLFSLLHPDLALRLGAKLSRSSRFRQVSALLQSKKSAGLSHYAEYMVKKKDYDLVCMGHCHRPGISQLKGGTYANSGDWTRHHSYLEIDAGRVNLKYYKSKETQHAQNPSEDSPCGDGPGPQPQPAELPDQ; encoded by the coding sequence ATGCGCATCTGCGTGCTTTCCGACGTGCACTACAAATACGCTCCCAGAGACTCTTACGACCGCGCCAACGCCAGCCTGGCCCTCGATTTTCTGAAACAGGCCGTGGGCAAGTATGACCTGATGGTGCTCAACGGCGATATCTTCGACCTCTGGTTCGACTGGACCTTCACCATCATCAAACAGTATTTCCCTTTTCTGCACCGTTTGGCTGAGATCCGCGAACACGGCTGCCGGCTGGTTCTGATCAGCGGCAACCACGATTTCTGGTTCAACGATTTCTTCCGCGATTATCTGGACGTGAAGGTTTACAACGATGCCTACAGCCTGAAGGCGGATGGCATCAAAATGCTCTTCACCCACGGTGATCTACACACCGTGAACGACTTCCGCTACAAGTTTTTCCGCCGCCTGATCCGCTTCAGGCTCAGCAAGAAGCTCTTTTCCCTGCTCCATCCGGACCTCGCTCTGCGACTGGGAGCCAAGCTCTCCCGCTCCAGCCGGTTCCGCCAGGTTTCCGCCCTGCTCCAGTCCAAAAAAAGTGCGGGATTGAGCCACTACGCGGAGTATATGGTGAAAAAAAAGGATTATGATCTGGTTTGCATGGGCCACTGCCACCGCCCCGGGATAAGCCAGCTGAAAGGTGGGACCTACGCCAACAGCGGCGATTGGACCCGCCACCACAGCTACCTGGAGATCGATGCCGGCCGGGTGAACCTCAAATATTACAAAAGCAAGGAGACACAACATGCTCAAAACCCCTCAGAAGATAGCCCTTGTGGCGATGGTCCTGGCCCTCAGCCTCAGCCTGCTGAACTGCCAGACCAGTGA
- a CDS encoding DUF4159 domain-containing protein, with translation MPRNLLPALLLFFSAALGAVTGSATTTGFARLQYDGGGDWYNDPEVLPNLARFVNASLYTAFPLDQSVVKAGEARLFEYPFVYLTGHGNIRWDEREVANLRQWMLRGGFLYADDDYGMDPSFRREIKRVFPEYDLVELDGSFPLFTSFFDFSRGVPKIHLHDEKPPQAFGIFDDDGRLMCLYTYETNISDGWADPATHKDPPELRENALRFGCNIIYYLLSRG, from the coding sequence ATGCCCCGAAACCTGCTTCCGGCTTTGCTCCTGTTCTTTTCCGCCGCCTTGGGCGCGGTAACCGGAAGCGCCACCACCACCGGCTTTGCCCGGCTTCAGTATGATGGCGGGGGAGATTGGTACAACGATCCGGAGGTGCTGCCCAATCTGGCGCGTTTCGTGAATGCCAGCCTGTACACCGCCTTTCCCCTGGACCAAAGCGTGGTCAAGGCCGGCGAGGCAAGGCTTTTCGAATATCCCTTCGTCTATCTCACCGGTCACGGCAACATCCGCTGGGACGAACGCGAGGTGGCCAACCTGCGCCAGTGGATGCTGCGCGGAGGTTTTCTCTACGCCGATGACGACTATGGCATGGACCCCTCCTTCCGCCGCGAGATCAAGCGCGTCTTTCCCGAGTACGATCTCGTGGAACTGGACGGCTCTTTTCCCCTCTTCACCAGCTTTTTCGATTTCAGTCGCGGTGTCCCCAAGATCCATCTGCACGACGAAAAGCCGCCCCAGGCCTTTGGCATTTTTGACGATGACGGCCGCCTGATGTGTTTGTACACCTACGAGACCAACATCAGCGACGGCTGGGCGGACCCGGCCACGCACAAAGACCCACCGGAACTGCGCGAAAACGCTCTCCGCTTCGGCTGCAATATCATCTATTACCTGCTCTCCCGGGGTTGA
- a CDS encoding PQQ-like beta-propeller repeat protein, with amino-acid sequence MIKLQSKYALPPQSSCEHQSSQDGRYAWFLCVTHEENDVCLEEIQAEVKLELLNANVLQISKMEIENWLKSFFADFHWKLHASLRRTELREKGVSLFFAVCYDHDLYFVQFGRLFCAVTQGNKLETVGRHWKNYHVQTLRDLNLLGLSEEDIRVKPQKFHLEENESLLVLPGKVAAKVFGNSPDVNSLQPLVESFGAASPALWLILKHQTPLAKPQKRRLTKLEISSLFLLLGTALAIVYMALGNRIIGVGFYRAQKVVTEKIEQAKTALNMPARNVQLVQKWSLELPFRVTSSPAFNQQNVFLASGADIYAYKLSTREQLWKQNYPAPVGAILPTAAGLNVTLTNGNTLGLDPRGNEVWNQSLQALANEKANLAMLEITPAQEKRIDKCITVVPLKRGMAILDSQQGKLMSELALPEELRYLSQYDDYNSCFYVVTADSLVCVNLNIVN; translated from the coding sequence ATGATCAAGCTCCAAAGCAAATACGCCCTGCCCCCGCAAAGCAGCTGTGAACACCAGTCCTCCCAGGACGGCCGCTACGCCTGGTTCCTCTGTGTGACCCACGAGGAGAACGACGTCTGCCTGGAAGAGATCCAGGCCGAGGTGAAACTTGAACTTCTGAATGCCAATGTGCTGCAGATCAGCAAGATGGAGATAGAAAACTGGCTCAAGAGCTTCTTCGCGGACTTCCACTGGAAGCTGCATGCCAGCCTGCGCCGCACCGAACTGCGGGAAAAGGGCGTTTCCCTCTTCTTCGCGGTTTGTTACGACCACGATCTCTATTTCGTGCAGTTTGGCCGCCTTTTCTGTGCCGTCACCCAAGGCAACAAGTTGGAAACGGTGGGCCGGCACTGGAAAAACTATCACGTGCAAACCCTGCGCGATCTGAACCTTTTGGGTCTTTCGGAAGAAGACATCCGGGTGAAGCCGCAGAAGTTCCATCTGGAAGAAAACGAAAGCCTGCTCGTGCTGCCCGGGAAAGTGGCGGCCAAGGTGTTTGGAAACTCACCGGACGTGAACAGCCTGCAGCCGCTGGTGGAATCCTTTGGCGCTGCCTCCCCCGCGCTGTGGCTGATCCTGAAGCATCAAACCCCGCTGGCCAAACCCCAAAAACGCCGCCTCACCAAGCTGGAGATCAGCAGTCTGTTCCTGCTGCTGGGCACGGCTTTGGCCATAGTTTACATGGCTTTGGGCAATCGCATCATCGGCGTGGGTTTCTATCGCGCCCAAAAAGTGGTTACCGAAAAGATCGAACAGGCCAAAACCGCTTTGAACATGCCGGCCCGAAATGTTCAACTGGTTCAGAAATGGAGCTTGGAACTGCCTTTCCGGGTGACCTCCTCACCCGCTTTCAACCAGCAGAACGTCTTTCTGGCCAGCGGGGCTGATATTTACGCCTATAAACTGTCCACCCGCGAACAGCTCTGGAAACAGAACTATCCCGCGCCGGTGGGCGCGATCCTGCCCACGGCTGCTGGTTTGAACGTAACCCTCACCAATGGCAACACCCTGGGGCTTGATCCCAGGGGAAATGAGGTCTGGAACCAGTCACTGCAGGCCCTGGCGAACGAAAAGGCCAATCTGGCCATGCTGGAGATCACGCCCGCCCAGGAAAAGCGCATCGACAAATGCATCACCGTGGTCCCGCTCAAGCGGGGGATGGCAATTCTGGACAGCCAGCAGGGAAAGTTGATGAGTGAACTGGCCTTGCCGGAGGAGCTCCGATACCTTTCCCAATACGACGATTACAACAGCTGTTTCTACGTGGTGACGGCAGATTCCCTGGTCTGCGTGAACCTGAACATTGTGAATTGA